In Alnus glutinosa chromosome 7, dhAlnGlut1.1, whole genome shotgun sequence, the sequence AATCTCATTTTTTAGTAGCAACTCAAAAGTACCAATGGACCTTATGACTAAAATCAgatcctctccggttcaaaTCCGGTTCCTTAAAAATGAGTGGCAAAATTGTAATGACAAATTTGCCCCTCTTTTTTAAGAaaccggctcctctccaattCATTTGAATTGGATAGGATCCGGTTCCCTTGTGACAAGAACATGACCAAGAATAACACTACTTTTCATACCCATTTATCATATTTCTATCACACCGACTGACCTTACATATTTTAAGtggcttttcattttttatttattttttaaatgaagttACTTAAAACACATCACGTCAACTAATGTAAAATAAGTGTTATAAATGGGTATAAAGAGTAGTATCACTTTTGTGGTAACCCTCTTATAAATTGACGTGATTGTCGATGCATGTGAAATGCCACTAACTAATGCGACATTTAATTATCACAATTTAATGTAGGCTGACATAATAAGTGTTACGTAAACTATGACGTCAGTTATACGTAaatgatttataataaaagttgttgAATCGGTAACAACactcaaatattaattatttttactattatatTGTATATACTTTTGAAGCTTAATTAATTCGAGATCTACCTTGAAGTATTGCACTACGCGTTGCTCAGCAGTGACATTGCGTGGTCCAGAATCCAGATCATAATTAATGGCAATTATATGGGTTTTAAAATCGAATTATTTGATTAGGATTGGATGATAGTATACGAGAATATGCTTCCAAAAGTCATGGTCGACGCACATTACCTCATTTTCCAATCATATTCATATTAACTCTGTTTTTGGCCAATTGGTTCCCACAACAACAAGTAATGCTACTTCTCATACCTATTTCACATCGAACGATATTAATTACAtgcatgttttaaatgattttttatgtcGATTAAcctcataaaaaaattaaaaattaagttactTAAAATATGACACgtccttttaaaataagtgtGATAAATGAGCTTAAAGAATAACATTATTCAGATTTACTAGGGTTATCTCCGTTAAAAGCACAATCCCCGTGCAATTAGGGCCAATCAAGCAAGGGCCCGACGAAAACTAcccaaaagtatatatatttgagcAATAGATCGCAGCTGGCCGGGTGCATGCCCCAGCTAATCACGCAACTTAAACGGATTTTCTCAGGCCCTCAAAATCAGCCATTGTCCCGCGCAAAAGGATGTATTCATagatctcatatatatatatatatatatatatatatatatatatatatatatatatatatatatataccgtaCATTTAATGatgcaatttaaatataataatttgtttGAAGGAGtgtttaatataaattaattaatatatctatcatatatatatatatatgctatttcGTACATTCAAATATGTGTCGCCTTGCAACGACGACAAAGAAGaaatataaattttgttatACATGATTATGCATGCATGGACCACGGTCCCCTCACTTTTAACCCATGCACAAGCAGATAGAGCTTTGTTCTCTAACGAGAAGTATCTTAATTAGTTAAGATGGAGCCATGACGACGTCCGTCTAAATTAATGCATATTGAAactcagaaaataaaatatttgagatactataatttttgttataaattaacgtaaaattaaaaaaaggttcatattttataaaaatgaatgtAATGTGAACTGCCACATTATAACAATCTATATTTTAGAGACCGACATGATATATACCACATGAACTACCATCGTAAGAAATTTGTGGCAAAAATTATAGTACCGTTAATCATCACTTTTTGTcagaaaaatacatataacatgACCTTGGACTAACCggcaatatatatatggtcaatGGTGTCTGCAAATTTGGGAGCTTAATTGTCTCAAAGAGtaatatttgatataaaaaagtagaaaatattGCTGATTTTAATGTCcttgttgagttttttttttaatagaagaGCCAATCTTGAGAGTAACAAGACAAGAGGAAGAATTCTCTTTCAATTCTCCcgtcttttctctctttttcaatcCCACCCTGGTGATTTCATTAATTATtgtattaacatatatataagcgaagaaaatagaaagtaaTTAGAAGAAGTCTcaaaatagaaaggaaaaaactCTACAGTATTATACTAAATGACTATTTCAACGCTCATACCATACAACACTTTACATTGCATGCACCTTTATTCaaacatattttctatttttaatattcTCAAATGTATTTGTCCTCAATTATTTTCGCAAGTTAATGAGTGCATCtatattctttaatatattATCTTATTATCGATCAACATTATCTACAACCACGTTCGTTTATCACTTTCAAAATAAGgtatctaaactttaaaaagtgttaatttaagacattcatttttcaattttttttcaattttaatcttccattagaatttttcgttaaatcttgtaaaaattttcaaaatacccctcatttttttaagaaaaaaaaaaagaaaaaaaattgcaagagttaaggtgttggtcagaatttaacggaatttgcaaaaatactcatgcctaaatctttgaaaaaaaaaattattataaacacagggatattttaaaaattttgataggatttaacggaaaattctaacggatggttgaaattgacaaaaattgaaagatggatattttaaattgaaactttttaaaatttaggtacctcatttcaaaagtgataaagaTCATGggttataaataaaattcttcaaataaaatattataaaaatgtatatagaTAGAGACCCATGATATAATCTTATATATCCAAGAGTCCTTACAAAGAAGGACGAAATATTGATTTATAcgataatttttcaatttttttccgcAAGATCTGTCACATAACTAGGCAGAATTAAACGCTATAAAAACCGACCCAGGAGCTAGAGTTATTGCAAGCCagcaaacaaaccaaaaaacccAACATAATTAGAACATGGAGTACGGGGCTCTGGGGTTGATCCTATCTCTATTGCTATGGGTTGCATGGGTAATAATGATACAGCGCCGCGACCGACACGTTCGTTTGAATCGTTTGGAGGAGCAAGGTGATCAGCTCCCACCAGGGCCTAGATCGTGGCCAGTGGTTGGAAACATTTTCCAGTTGGGTTGGGCACCCCACGAGTCCTTTGCAAAGCTGGCTCGACGGCACGGTCCCATCATGACCCTTTGGCTAGGGTCAATGAGCACGGTGGTCATCTCGTCCAAAGAAGTGGCACGAGACATGTTCAAGAACCATGATGTGGTTCTTGCCGGTAGGAAGATTTACGAGGCCATGAAGGGGGACTATGGTAATGAGGGTTCCCTCATTACTGCTCAATATGGATCTCACTGGCGCATGTTGAGGCGCTTGTGCACCTCGGAGTTTTTCGTCTCAAGCCGTCTGGAAGCCATGAGAGGCACTGTTATTAATTCCTTCAACTCATGATGTTTAGTTTTGATAAACTTTTAGCTATAGATCGAACAGTGTAATTTACTGTTGATATATATGTTGAAACAGGTGTTCGTGGGAGGTGCATCGATGAAATGGTGCAGTACATAGAAGACGCTAGTGCATCTGGTACCAAAGGCATCGATGTTGGGAGGTTCTTCTTCTTGATGGCTTTCAATCTTATAGGAAACCTTATGTTTTCAAAAGACCTGCTGGACGCCAAATCAGAGAGAGGGGCCAAGTTCTTCTACCATGCAGGCAAGGTGATGGAGTTGGCAGGGAAGCCGAACGTGGcggatttcttgccaattcttaggtGGCTTGACCCACAAGGTATAAGAAGAAAGACCCAGTTCCATGTCGAACGAGCCTTTGAAATTGCAGGGGGGTTCATTGCAGAGAGGATGGAGAGCATGGAAAATGGTCATAATGATGAAGAAATCAAGAGAAAGGACTACTTGGATGCGCTTTTGGAGTTTCGTGGTGATGGTGTGGAGGAACCCTTAAGGTTTTCTTCAAGAACTATCAACGTCGTAGTGTTTGTAAGCGATCTTTAATTTCTTTCCATCTTTTGCAGCTTCCACACACAGCTAGCACACCATATATCCACGCAAATCTCTTGGTGTTGCCACATATgacatgttttcttttaaaactattcttaaaagtaaaaatatctatatctttttcaattttttttaaaaatatattataattttattctcCATACCATTAATTAAGTTccattaaaatatatacaatttgTGATTAAATTTTCTTTGAATTGGGTTAGagaaagtttctttaatttagcctatattaaattgatatatctCCTTAGAACCTGTGATTTTTagttgcatttttaatagaatcaTCTAATAAATTGACATGTATCCTTAGAACAAGACAAGTAACAGCtttcattaaaaattttaaaatgcatgtgaaaaattACATCCTTTAAGCGTACATGTCAAGattctaacctaatttacaGGAATGTTGTATCGTTTATAATACCTATCATAGTGCAATCTAGTGGTCAAAGGATGGATTTGGAATGAGTTGTAGAGTCAGACATTTTGAGTCTGATTATGTATGCGTTTATGACAGGTGAGGTTTGAATGAGTAATTTTATGCTTGTGTCATCTCAAATGtcatgtggcttttaaaattacaattaaatttgaaaattcatTATTGAAGTTTGATtaattaatggtaattttaaaatcatatgATATTTTAAAGTCATAGCATTACTCGGTCCCAATAGCCTTGCTTTTGCGAGCCTTGCTTtctcatcattaaaaaaaataataataaaaaaattgctttaTTTTAAGACAGATCAGGAGtgctaaaagagaaatgatttatttatccttttgtctttttctcatcttctcacttttaaaaattattattggatcagTACAATCTATCATATGAGTTCTACAGTATTAGtagtgatttttaaaagtagaaaaataagagaatgaCAGGAGAAAGATGTGTATATATCGCATGGTGTCAAAATTGGACTACTATGGACATTTCAGGAGATGTTTACCGCGGGGACGGACACAACGACGAGCACACTTGAGTGGGCAATGGCTGAGCTTCTCCACAACCCTGAAACTTTGAAAAAAGTCCAGGCGGAGCTGAGGATCACCGTAAGCCCAAACAAGAAGCTTGAAGAGAAGGACATCGAGAACCTCCCGTACCTCAGAGCTGTCATAAAGGAAACGCTAAGGCTACACCCACCTCTCCCTTTCCTAGTCCCCCACATGTCCATGGACTCCTGCAACATGCTCGGCTACTTTATTCCAAAAGAAACACAAATCCTAGTCAACGTTTGGGCGATTGGGCGGGACCCCAAGACCTGGGACGACCCTTTGGTTTTCAAGCCGGAGCGGTTCCTGGAGCCAAACGCGGTGGAATTCAAGGGGCACCATTTTGAGTTCATACCCTTTGGATCTGGGCGACGCATGTGCCCAGCCATGCCACTCGCCTCCCGTGTGCTTCCGCTGGCTCTAGGGTCTCTCCTCCACTCGTTTGACTGGGAGTTGGCCGACGAGCTTAAGCCGGAGGAGATGGACATGGCCGAAAGGATGGGGATAACGCTCAGGAAAGCTGTCCCATTGAAGGCTGTGCCAATAACTTTCAATCGGCACTGTGTTGGTAAGAAGTTCATGTGTTAAACaacttttattcctttttttttttttttttttttttaactgctGATTGTCAATCAGGCAGACCTGTaattaatgagtaatgctacacatcatcctcttgtcctccttttgtcaccccaaaattgatgtggctcttaaaatcaccattggatcaaaatccaatggtgatctatcataaatccaatggtaattttaagagccacatcaattttagggtgacaaaaagaggacaaggggatgatgtgtagtatTACTCGTAATTAATTATTCTACATAATGATATGATTTACAATGTGTGGAGATTGTAATATATATCGTGGCTATGATCTCTTGTCAATTGTCGTTTCCAAACAAgtattatttatagaagaatgCTAGACCTCTTTTTAGTGTCTTTATAGGGTTTTTTTATGTTGACATGTCAtcctatattttttaataaaaataagagagataAATCAAgctgtaatttttctttattaaaaacagaATGTTATATCAAcataaaaagaccaaaaaaaaaaaaaataaatactaaaatgagttctaacatttctcttattcATATATGGACAATATAAAATGGGTCTGACATTTGTATCTTGTAGTGAAAAAATCTTAAACTAGAAACCTTGATGAAATGATTGACTTTGTaaataaagaattttctttttcttaatctttttttgTACGTAGTTTTGTTGCCGTCCATCCTATTATTCAAGGGTTTAGTCCAAGCTACAGCaataaatcaaatatatattggAAAACATATAAGAAACCCAATACAAAGTAGTGGACATTCATTGACTGACGAATGAGATTGACcacaatataaaaggaaaagtaCACTTTGAGCCTTCTTCGATATTTTGgacttggagctgtggacatttgggtcggatgtgatcgGTGATGcagcagtgatgacaggtgggcaggcttctttttgttggaatactgcttgactttctctgcagaaatatggttagcattcttacaaacaatattgcccttaccttttatatgtctcctatacggagggacatattttgatgaggaagaatcttcaatttcactttttctcagagcatcctgcttaatccaaggcctgtaggatttcaacaaataacaatttggcctaatatgaccaatcttcccacaattatgacacttagaaataaatttatcttgtattcctgattccttggatttaggcatcacatgattagttaagcaagaatgatctaaacaagctgtatcttctatcacatgcttaatatcaatagaatttaattcagaatcaaaatcatgtgaagtagaagtacttaaatcatcaacaattaaattaagcttgttagaaacattTGAGAGattacaaagcatgcttttggggagagaggaagaagaatgaCAGAGAGCTCTAAGAGAGAGATGGTTTTTTTGGGAGAGAGCTCTAGGATTTCTTCGAAGATGGTCTTTCGGAGATGcagattttgttttaaaaagaaaaaacacaaaaaaaaaaaaaaacaaatgttgcagacggtttcttttgaaaccgtctgtaacTTAGAGACGTTGTTTTGAAACTGTCAGTAActtacagacggtttcaaaaaagccgtctctaaatttatctgaattttaatttagagacggttttattaaaattgtctgtaaatttacagatgGTTACAATAAAACTgtctgaaaattaaaatatatagacggttttaataaaaccgtctggaaatttagagacgattttaaaaaaaccgtctgtaaaactataattctagacgTTTTTTGGTTctgaaaaccgtctagaaaaaaaccgtcaagaAAAAGCcatttttctgtagtggcatgcGGCCATGCTTGTCCAGATGGCATAGATTAAAGTTATATATATGCTACAGTTAAATAGGATTTGCAAATAAAATGAGTCCAAATTAACACGCGCAAGGCATCATCTAAACCTACTGGCCGACTGCTTCAATACTTCAAAGCTTCCAAAAATGGTATCAGATGCCAGACTTATTTTGACGTGTTATGGTTTCATTGGTTAAAGCAATGCAAATCTATTGTCACTGTTTTGTGATGCAACTCTCAATTCTAGTATTAAATTGTTGCATTTGCATCCCTCAAATTTATAAGATTAGTGAAATGAAATTACTTACTCGATCTGAGGTTCCgttttgtttcggtgtaaaatgatttttagaaaatatatttttgtattttttcagAGTTTGATGCgacaaaaataatagtcaaatgaaaaacatttttggtTTGACCGGAAAAGCTTCTTCTAACtttcgtaaaatgattttgctTTGTTAAACCGTatactattttttgagtttgagtttctcaTTCTCAAATCGCTGAAATATACCTTGCCATCACTGGACTTCCCCCGAACTTTGGTCAGACCACCACCGAAAATTGCTAGAAGTCATTGAGAACTAGCATAAAAGTCGACCTATTACGACCGGCACAATTGATCATATTTCATTTCCTTCTTCCAGACCAAGCACTCATTGAGTTACTTATGGAATATCAAATCTCTCTCTACATCGAGGATTTTTTATATATCTAGGTCGACCAGAGGTTCGACTTACTTCTCCCCCACCTTTTAACATGTGgcctttgaaaaaaataaagaaattaaacccaaaatcaaaaagaaagaagaaaaattgggccatgtttttattgttttacgtacaaactaatcaccaaaaattatttttagagaattttcttttaaaattgttgaaaatatatcccaacaaaaaaaatcttacgTTTATTTAACGGAGCTTAAGTTTGATTTGACATCGGTAAATTGCTGAATTAAGATAtcttaaatgaaaataattcaTTGTGTATGGACACCATACATATacagttaaataaaataacGTAAAATAttgacaatcaaataaatctctCCACTTGGCATGTTTCACTACAAGTTTTTGTCGTTATCATcaagtatttatatttttgtatgaACCTGCTTGTTCGaataattcatttttctttatttttattttttttgtgaatgtCTTTGTCCAAATAAAATACGATTTGAGCTCCAATTCATTCATTTTATATGTACATTTTCAGTTGGTTATGTTTCCTTAGGACGATCGTACAATtaacttatatttaaatattttattatataaaagaaCCATCGAAAACGTATAGTATAAGTTAGGGAAATATATTTACACAACGGAAAATGCTTCTTGCACAATAACCATACATAACAATTACACAACTCTACTCTTATGTGAGTGGGACCTACTACATGGGTCCCACTCCATGTGAGTagagttgtgtaattgttgtttATGGTTGTTGTGCAAGAAGCACCTCTTTTACACAACACACACTaaacaatttttacacaacacaCTTACATGGGATGGGACCTATGTGAATGGGACCCACCACATGGGTCCCACCTCATGTGAGtgtgttgtgtaaaagttgtataGTGTGTTGTGTAAGGATCATGTCTTTATAAGTTAGGGGGAAGTGATTCCCTCTCAACCTCTCCCACAGAACCCCATTGTGTGGGTATCATGCATGTGACTATGTGAGTCTCACATATGGGACTCACACAATGTGAGATGAGGTTATTTGAGAGTTGTGTGAAGATTGCAAGGGAAGAATCTGGCTTTAGTattgtagtttaaaactacaacACATCCGCTGTAAAATAAATGGAGGGCTGAGattgttttggataatttttttaaaccaaactATGTTGTTTTGGTAAAATCTAAGGAATTTATGAACCAAACGTTGAAGCAAATGTTTTCTTCCTTACGCCGTTAGGAGGAAGTGGAACATCTGTTtagattctctctctcactgtctTTATCTATGAAGAATAACAGTGGCTGGGGTAGAGAGACCTAGTTTGGGTGTCAAACATCCCTCAAACCGTGACAGTCCCACTTCCTAACAAAAATGGCATGGGCCCTAAGGCAAGCTAGCTGCTGGTTTGATGTCAGCTTTTGTTTTCACTTCtggttttgttgtttggttGAGAAAGTTGTAACAGAGTTTCTTCTTTGCAGGCCTTTGTActatttctaatttattttggttttagCTTGCTTGTTTGGCCTGTTTTGTAAACTGGATTAGTTGTTTTGAATGAAATTGCTTATATAttcatgaaaacaaaaaattaaaaacaaaaacaaaaacaaaaaattaaaaaaaaaagctagcaGTAAGGAAACCAATCCGAAATATTTGGATAAACTAACCAAAGTTTAACTTGATGTAACTGCAACACCAAAAGATGAAGAAACCGTGGAGGAGATGGTCTCTGTTTCAGTAGAGTAAAACAGGGGTGAACAGAGGATTAAGAGAAACGTGGGTAGTTGCTTAGATGTAATTGGCATGGATACGTGTTGTTCTGGGTAGTTACTGTTAAGACAGCTGTCCTTGCTGTCCAAGGTGTCGCAGGTCATGGAACCCCAGCTGTCCAATATGCACCAGATCATGACCATGCTGTCTAAGGCACCTCAAATCCTGCATGCAATTCCTTACCTTGTGCAGCCAACAACCAGCAATCCAATGATTATGCAATTACACCAAATCAGTCTATTCACAATCCCGTGTATCACGAACCTGCAATCACGCAATTAGCAACAACATCCTCCCAGCATCCATATATTCCCGTACATGGCCAACAGTCatatattttctaaatattagtcttccttttccttttgtaaaTACAATACTCTTTCCATGTATCTCCTTTACTTGCTGTACAAAATCGGCAACATTGTAACCTTCCTTTCTTATCAGATTATGTAAACCAGTATAAATAAAAGACATGTAGCAGCTTAAAGCTTTAAGCTTCGAAGTCTGTTTTTCTTTGTATTCCTCTGTTTTtgcatggtatcagagcaccaTTCGGTTCACACCATTCTTGATCCAATGGCTGACTCTTCCGACTCTCACGTTTTCGCAAATATACCCATCCCCTCACCAACACCAGTTCAACCACATACTGCCCCTCTTATGACAGAAAACACCACTGCATCTCTTACTGTGCCCAACATTCATTCCCACATTGCACCCAAAGTGCAACTggatgtgttagtattttatattggctacattctggataaaacaaaaacactttatgtaatggttgcgttttaacaggatggtcggttttcaattcagaatcttcatgtattcagacaatgatcaagtcaaagacaataactgatcacaagctgcttaaagatgtccatgaagagtccttgcaaaatttaagacaaaaacaatcggttcctgtgcaacagtccggacgggcctttgaaggcgccCGG encodes:
- the LOC133873957 gene encoding iridoid oxidase-like encodes the protein MEYGALGLILSLLLWVAWVIMIQRRDRHVRLNRLEEQGDQLPPGPRSWPVVGNIFQLGWAPHESFAKLARRHGPIMTLWLGSMSTVVISSKEVARDMFKNHDVVLAGRKIYEAMKGDYGNEGSLITAQYGSHWRMLRRLCTSEFFVSSRLEAMRGVRGRCIDEMVQYIEDASASGTKGIDVGRFFFLMAFNLIGNLMFSKDLLDAKSERGAKFFYHAGKVMELAGKPNVADFLPILRWLDPQGIRRKTQFHVERAFEIAGGFIAERMESMENGHNDEEIKRKDYLDALLEFRGDGVEEPLRFSSRTINVVVFEMFTAGTDTTTSTLEWAMAELLHNPETLKKVQAELRITVSPNKKLEEKDIENLPYLRAVIKETLRLHPPLPFLVPHMSMDSCNMLGYFIPKETQILVNVWAIGRDPKTWDDPLVFKPERFLEPNAVEFKGHHFEFIPFGSGRRMCPAMPLASRVLPLALGSLLHSFDWELADELKPEEMDMAERMGITLRKAVPLKAVPITFNRHCVGKKFMC